Proteins from a genomic interval of Chryseobacterium indologenes:
- a CDS encoding RagB/SusD family nutrient uptake outer membrane protein, with the protein MKNIIIYAICTFILVGCKKQDEWLEKKSNKSDIIPSTVEDFQALLDNTDVMNTKYPAIGLIGADNSYILDQTAISGGTLQERNAYKWSSDIYEGELFAPDWTYPYQVIEYSNVVLDGIEKIKNINDTRIPEVKGTALFFRAFAYYQLAQLYAKQYNESTADSDLGLPLKLNSDVNDLPNRSTLKETYDRIINDLIEAESLLPLQVSYKTRPTKLAAESMLSKVYFNMQNYTKAKEFADIVLSKNSELIDFNTLSTTVNFPFPTVRGNNTEIIFYAQTISYTFNSRQELCVMKDLFDTYENEDLRKAIFFKKNTNGAINFGGRYTGAGALFCGIATNEIFLIRSESLARSGNFVEAMNDLNKLLKERWKKKMDEVHIQIKQLQILLKLCY; encoded by the coding sequence ATGAAAAATATTATAATCTATGCAATATGTACATTTATCCTTGTTGGTTGTAAAAAGCAAGATGAATGGTTAGAGAAAAAATCAAATAAATCAGATATTATCCCATCTACCGTTGAAGATTTTCAGGCTTTACTAGATAATACTGATGTGATGAATACCAAATACCCTGCAATTGGATTAATTGGTGCTGACAATTCCTATATTTTAGATCAAACTGCCATCTCTGGTGGTACATTACAAGAAAGAAATGCATATAAGTGGTCAAGCGACATTTATGAGGGAGAGTTATTTGCTCCAGACTGGACTTATCCTTACCAAGTTATCGAATATTCTAATGTAGTACTTGATGGCATTGAAAAAATTAAAAATATTAATGATACTCGAATACCAGAAGTAAAAGGAACAGCATTATTTTTTAGAGCTTTTGCATATTATCAGTTAGCACAATTATATGCGAAACAATACAATGAAAGTACCGCAGATTCAGATCTAGGGCTTCCCCTTAAATTAAATTCCGATGTAAATGATTTGCCAAACCGTTCCACATTAAAAGAAACTTATGATAGAATTATTAATGATCTTATTGAAGCCGAATCTTTACTCCCTCTGCAAGTCAGTTACAAAACTCGGCCTACAAAATTAGCGGCAGAAAGCATGCTTTCAAAAGTATATTTTAATATGCAAAATTATACTAAGGCTAAAGAATTTGCAGATATTGTCCTTTCTAAAAATTCAGAACTTATTGATTTCAATACCTTAAGTACAACTGTGAATTTTCCATTTCCTACTGTTCGAGGTAATAATACTGAAATTATATTTTATGCACAAACTATTTCATATACTTTTAACAGTAGACAGGAATTATGTGTAATGAAAGATTTATTTGATACATATGAAAATGAAGATCTTCGTAAGGCAATTTTTTTCAAAAAAAATACCAATGGCGCAATTAACTTCGGTGGTAGATATACAGGAGCAGGCGCACTATTTTGTGGAATAGCTACAAACGAGATATTTTTGATTAGATCAGAATCATTGGCTAGATCGGGGAATTTTGTTGAAGCAATGAACGACTTAAACAAGCTTTTAAAAGAGAGGTGGAAAAAGA
- a CDS encoding SusC/RagA family TonB-linked outer membrane protein, which translates to MKNLIFFILIIFLACTKLTAQKITLIQKDAPFRTVIRQINQQSGYSFSINSRHMKIAKAVTISAKEKDLKAVLDEIFNDQPFDYSIEGKIIVSVDRGKETGSKNPIDKDQTPIRGKVSNERGEPLSGASLRVKGSNVNFMTDANGIVMIPGSLKDEVLQVSFIGYTPVEVPVINSGNIIMHQNDNIIGIVDVVSTGYQNIPKERATGSFVQIDNQLLNRRVSTNILDRLDGVTSGLIFNKISGPIGLNPPNEKLGISIRGRVTIDDKVSADPLVVLDNFPYEGDINNINPNDIESITVLKDAAAASIWGSRSGNGVIVITTKKGKFNQPLKIDFNSNLTVGARPNLKYSRNFLKSSEFIDVETFLFNKGYYDPNLNDNNYYPVISPVVELLSKQRNDPSNENITDQINRLRNVDVRDQTSEYFYRPSMNQQYSLGFRGGSEKSIYSLSIGYDKNRNTLFGSGNNRFTINSTNTYHPIKNLEITGSVLYTKSENKFGYQYTSPYPYISFVDDNKNPLAVPYGKRDSYLENSQSLGFLDWKYRPIQERDLYDTSTKTDNILIRGIVRYNFTDFLNAEIQYQHENEFGNNRGYRSPESYEARNFVNMYSQRSSEGSFTYPFPKGGILYLTDRKLYSNNFRTQLNFNKEFSQKHLVSAIAGAEIREIVSESTDKALYGYNDEFGTSVTNLNYNIPYPMNPSALGSTVLPSPLGKIIGNTNRYISYYANGAYTYLGKYTFSLSGRKDGANIFGVKTNDKMTPLWSTGVAYDISKESFYKFSLIPYLKLRASFGYNGNVYNASSYLTATYDVSPITGLPIAYITSAPNAELRWEKIRNKNLALDFSSKGNRLNGSFEIYEKLGTDLIEDALLAHSTGFSSYKGNAATVKTKGFDINLNSVNLNGNFKWNTTILLSYNKDKVISYDTKYTSQYLTSSGLNIDGPGRYGLYIKEGNSLFGVYSFKTAGLDPTNGDPQGYLNGVISKDYLNIITSSNNEDIVYHGSSRPRNFGALRNTFSFKGISLSANVTYKFGYYFRRRSTSLNLSDVVNSGYANQEFQDRWQNPGDETRTTVPSVLYEFNYNRNIFYQSSESLVEKGDHIRLQDISLSYDFNKELLRNLPISSLQIYSYINNIGIVWRANKKGIDPDVSEYNLSGYNSYPNPTTVSFGIRTTLK; encoded by the coding sequence ATGAAAAACCTAATATTTTTTATATTGATTATTTTTCTCGCTTGCACAAAACTTACTGCACAAAAAATAACATTGATCCAAAAAGATGCACCTTTCAGGACTGTTATTCGCCAGATTAACCAGCAATCGGGCTATTCTTTTTCAATAAATAGCAGGCATATGAAGATTGCTAAGGCTGTCACTATATCTGCAAAGGAAAAAGATCTAAAAGCGGTTCTAGATGAAATCTTCAATGACCAACCGTTCGATTATTCTATTGAAGGAAAAATTATAGTTTCTGTCGATAGGGGGAAGGAAACAGGTTCTAAAAACCCAATAGATAAAGATCAGACTCCCATAAGAGGAAAGGTTTCTAATGAACGGGGTGAACCGTTGTCCGGAGCTTCTCTTCGAGTAAAAGGAAGCAATGTAAACTTTATGACAGATGCAAATGGAATTGTTATGATCCCTGGTTCATTAAAGGACGAGGTACTTCAAGTTTCATTTATCGGTTATACACCAGTAGAAGTTCCTGTAATAAATTCAGGTAATATTATTATGCATCAAAACGATAATATTATTGGAATAGTAGATGTTGTTTCGACCGGATATCAAAACATACCTAAAGAACGAGCAACGGGCTCATTTGTCCAAATAGATAACCAATTATTAAACAGACGTGTTAGCACGAATATTTTAGACAGACTGGACGGTGTTACAAGTGGATTGATTTTTAATAAAATTTCAGGTCCAATAGGGTTAAATCCTCCGAATGAAAAATTAGGAATAAGCATAAGAGGAAGAGTTACAATTGATGATAAAGTTAGCGCTGATCCTCTGGTTGTACTTGACAATTTTCCCTATGAAGGAGATATTAATAATATAAATCCAAATGATATTGAAAGTATCACAGTACTTAAAGATGCTGCTGCAGCTTCGATCTGGGGTTCGAGATCTGGGAATGGTGTCATTGTAATCACTACCAAAAAAGGAAAATTTAATCAACCCTTAAAGATTGATTTTAATTCAAATTTAACCGTAGGGGCAAGGCCAAATTTAAAATATTCAAGAAATTTTCTTAAATCCTCTGAATTTATAGATGTCGAAACGTTTCTTTTTAATAAGGGGTATTATGATCCCAATTTAAACGACAACAATTACTATCCTGTAATATCACCAGTAGTTGAGCTTTTATCGAAACAAAGAAATGATCCTTCAAATGAGAATATTACTGACCAAATAAATAGATTGAGAAATGTGGATGTTCGCGACCAAACATCCGAATATTTTTATCGTCCCAGTATGAATCAACAATATTCATTGGGTTTTAGAGGAGGTTCGGAAAAATCTATTTATTCACTTTCTATAGGATATGACAAAAACCGTAATACCTTGTTTGGTTCTGGAAACAATAGGTTTACTATTAATTCAACAAATACATATCATCCCATTAAAAATTTGGAAATTACAGGTTCTGTATTATATACAAAGAGTGAGAATAAATTTGGATATCAATACACTTCTCCGTATCCATATATAAGTTTTGTTGATGATAATAAAAATCCGCTTGCGGTACCATATGGAAAAAGAGACAGTTATCTTGAAAATAGCCAAAGTTTAGGCTTTTTAGATTGGAAATATAGACCCATTCAAGAAAGAGACCTTTATGATACCAGTACTAAAACTGATAACATCCTTATAAGAGGCATTGTCCGGTATAATTTCACTGATTTCTTAAATGCTGAAATTCAATATCAGCATGAAAATGAATTCGGAAATAATCGTGGTTACAGAAGTCCCGAAAGTTATGAAGCGAGAAATTTCGTTAATATGTACAGCCAGCGATCTAGTGAGGGCTCATTTACATACCCCTTTCCAAAAGGAGGAATTCTCTATTTAACAGACAGAAAATTGTATTCCAATAACTTCAGAACACAGTTGAATTTCAATAAAGAATTTTCACAAAAACATTTAGTATCTGCAATTGCGGGAGCTGAGATAAGAGAAATAGTAAGTGAGAGTACTGATAAAGCGTTGTATGGCTACAATGATGAGTTTGGAACTTCTGTGACTAATTTAAATTATAATATTCCTTATCCAATGAACCCATCGGCACTTGGATCAACGGTTCTTCCGTCTCCTCTTGGGAAAATTATAGGTAATACAAATAGATATATATCTTATTATGCAAACGGCGCTTACACGTATTTAGGTAAATATACTTTTTCACTGAGTGGAAGAAAAGATGGTGCAAACATTTTTGGAGTGAAAACAAATGATAAAATGACACCACTTTGGTCAACTGGTGTTGCTTATGATATCAGCAAAGAATCGTTCTATAAATTTTCGTTAATACCTTATTTAAAACTAAGGGCATCATTTGGATATAATGGAAATGTATATAATGCCTCATCCTATTTGACGGCAACCTATGATGTCAGCCCAATTACTGGACTACCAATTGCCTACATCACGAGTGCCCCAAACGCAGAATTAAGATGGGAGAAAATTAGAAACAAAAATCTAGCTTTAGATTTTTCATCTAAAGGTAATCGCTTGAATGGTTCATTTGAAATTTATGAGAAGTTGGGTACTGATCTTATCGAGGATGCTTTGTTAGCACATTCAACCGGGTTTTCTTCTTACAAAGGAAATGCCGCAACTGTTAAGACAAAAGGTTTTGATATTAATTTAAACTCAGTAAATCTTAATGGTAATTTTAAATGGAATACGACTATACTATTAAGTTATAATAAAGATAAAGTAATATCTTATGACACAAAATATACTTCGCAATATCTAACAAGTTCAGGGCTTAATATTGATGGTCCTGGAAGATATGGTTTATATATCAAGGAAGGAAATAGTCTTTTCGGAGTATATAGTTTTAAAACAGCGGGACTTGATCCAACAAATGGAGATCCTCAGGGATATTTAAATGGTGTTATAAGTAAAGACTACCTCAATATAATTACAAGTTCGAATAATGAAGATATTGTATATCATGGTTCGTCAAGACCAAGAAATTTTGGGGCATTACGTAACACTTTCTCTTTTAAAGGAATCTCTTTATCCGCTAACGTTACATATAAATTTGGATATTACTTTCGCCGAAGGTCAACCTCATTAAACCTGTCAGACGTTGTAAATAGCGGATATGCCAATCAAGAATTTCAAGACCGATGGCAAAACCCAGGAGATGAAACGCGAACTACAGTTCCCTCAGTCTTATACGAATTCAACTATAATCGCAATATTTTTTATCAAAGCTCTGAATCTCTTGTTGAGAAAGGAGACCATATAAGATTACAGGATATTAGCCTTAGTTATGATTTTAATAAGGAATTACTTAGAAATCTTCCAATTTCCTCATTACAAATTTATAGTTATATAAATAATATTGGTATAGTGTGGCGAGCAAATAAGAAAGGAATTGATCCGGATGTTAGTGAATATAACCTTTCCGGTTATAATTCCTACCCAAATCCGACAACAGTATCATTTGGTATTAGGACAACATTAAAATAA
- a CDS encoding FecR family protein — protein MSIAAGFIVVFGTSIWYLNYKSGTQEPTFKTIENDILPGSNKATITFGNGKAINLKETEGILVTPSGLTYSDGSSINDSEFIGSAILKTPRGGQYKITLADGSKVWLNSNSSLEYPVKFSNNNREVRLNGEAYFEVHHDPKHPFLVNTTLQEVKVLGTTFNIRAYEDKQYTTLVQGSVEIKSNGSTFTRKLKPNEQAIIDHYSLSIKNVDALDFIGWKEGLINSGNISLVELSKEVERWYDVDFKFPQNFKNSESADLSINKNENLSTVLKVIDKTYGVKTEIHGKEVIIR, from the coding sequence ATGAGCATTGCTGCTGGATTCATAGTCGTTTTCGGAACGTCAATTTGGTATTTAAACTATAAGTCGGGTACGCAAGAACCAACATTTAAAACCATAGAAAACGACATCTTACCGGGCTCAAATAAAGCTACTATAACTTTTGGGAATGGTAAAGCTATTAATCTGAAAGAAACGGAAGGCATTTTGGTAACTCCCAGCGGCCTAACCTATAGTGATGGGAGTTCTATAAATGATTCAGAATTCATCGGATCAGCAATACTGAAAACCCCGAGAGGTGGCCAATATAAAATTACCCTTGCAGATGGTTCTAAAGTTTGGCTAAACTCCAATTCGTCTTTAGAATATCCAGTAAAATTTTCAAACAATAATAGAGAAGTCCGATTAAATGGTGAAGCTTATTTTGAAGTTCATCATGACCCAAAACATCCATTTCTCGTCAACACAACTCTCCAAGAAGTTAAAGTTCTTGGAACAACCTTTAATATTCGTGCCTATGAGGACAAACAGTATACGACTCTCGTTCAGGGAAGCGTAGAAATTAAATCTAATGGCTCTACATTTACCAGAAAATTGAAGCCCAATGAACAGGCTATAATTGATCATTATAGCCTTTCCATTAAAAATGTCGATGCTCTTGATTTTATCGGCTGGAAGGAAGGGTTGATAAATTCGGGAAATATTTCTCTCGTGGAACTTTCAAAGGAAGTTGAACGTTGGTATGATGTAGACTTCAAATTTCCCCAAAATTTCAAAAATTCAGAGAGTGCAGATTTAAGCATTAACAAAAATGAAAATCTTTCCACTGTTCTAAAAGTAATAGATAAAACATACGGTGTAAAAACTGAGATTCACGGAAAGGAGGTGATCATCAGATAA
- a CDS encoding RNA polymerase sigma-70 factor: MKNVENMAYEILLQGLRNGDQYAFHQIFQTFHKAIVYFASKLLPEYNYSEAEEIVQDVFVKLYEKRSTFNSFENIKAFLYIVTKNACLDKIAKEKVRSNRFGRYIQDFEESEESILQNIIDAELISQLGAEIDALPEKCRIIMRQFLDEDKNAKEIADDLGISVSTVNNQKSRAVSIIKKRLGNAGIALLLFYL; the protein is encoded by the coding sequence ATGAAGAATGTTGAAAATATGGCCTATGAAATATTACTGCAGGGACTGCGGAATGGAGATCAATATGCCTTTCACCAAATCTTCCAAACATTTCACAAAGCAATAGTTTATTTTGCTTCTAAGCTTTTACCTGAATACAATTATTCTGAAGCTGAGGAAATTGTACAAGATGTTTTTGTCAAGCTTTATGAAAAGAGATCAACTTTTAATTCTTTTGAAAATATTAAAGCATTTCTATACATAGTAACAAAAAATGCGTGTCTGGACAAGATTGCTAAAGAAAAAGTTAGATCTAATCGCTTTGGTAGATACATTCAGGATTTTGAAGAATCAGAAGAAAGTATTCTTCAAAATATTATTGATGCTGAACTTATTAGCCAATTGGGAGCTGAAATTGATGCACTTCCTGAAAAGTGCAGGATTATAATGAGGCAGTTTTTAGATGAAGATAAAAATGCAAAGGAAATCGCAGATGATCTCGGCATAAGCGTAAGTACTGTCAATAATCAAAAATCCAGAGCCGTCTCTATCATAAAAAAACGGCTTGGAAATGCCGGAATCGCCCTTTTATTATTTTATTTATAA
- a CDS encoding helix-turn-helix domain-containing protein — MKGQNDEEFSEYYLLRKNYEGLSENDEHALQFIKQYIAKAKREKNYEQLIQGYLDGILYSSHPEQKLKFADSTIYASKLTKNNEKISAAYLEKGVVYYFQYKKYNLALDEYIKAYQYAKNSTDYFYNNRLIYLMGVVNSYMGNYNESLEQFRTTSEFFKSESKKPQHPNLIYNNLRGYFNSIHQMAVCYRNLGQFKRSDSLIAVGLLQTSTSKEYMQEYSYFLKEKGIQQFRNRKYEQAISSLNSCMKSISAVNDFAWLTVCYSYIGKSYLALGKEDQAATYFKMVDSVFQRHNFILPEVRNNYESLINYYKTKKDLHKEYFYTKQLLKADIVLNRDFRYLSSKIHKEYDTPLLRETKLSLEKEISKSKWTTLIIIILSSSVILFMIIWHQSQKDKLLKAYYLLEQKILNKVEEPKPEDSSPINNSVDPYIPQQIINEILKKLKKFEQNNGFIEKGLTSKDLAKKFDTNYKYLTSIIRESRGMNFTDYLAHLRINYITNKLYNDRKYLSYTIITLAEECGIGSRQNFNEKFLKINGIKATTFIKKRRKDLNFDDDPIVEIPL, encoded by the coding sequence TTGAAAGGACAGAATGATGAAGAGTTTAGTGAATACTATCTTCTGCGAAAAAATTATGAGGGACTTTCAGAAAATGATGAACATGCGCTTCAGTTTATAAAGCAGTATATAGCCAAAGCGAAAAGAGAAAAGAATTACGAACAATTAATTCAGGGGTATTTGGATGGTATTTTGTACTCATCACACCCAGAACAGAAATTAAAATTTGCGGATAGTACAATTTATGCCTCAAAACTCACTAAAAATAATGAAAAAATAAGCGCTGCATATTTGGAAAAGGGAGTTGTGTATTATTTCCAGTATAAGAAGTATAATCTCGCATTAGATGAATACATAAAGGCATATCAATACGCCAAAAATAGTACAGATTATTTTTATAACAATAGGCTAATCTATCTTATGGGTGTTGTCAACAGTTATATGGGAAATTATAATGAATCCCTGGAACAGTTTAGAACCACGAGTGAATTTTTTAAAAGTGAATCTAAAAAACCTCAACATCCAAACCTCATTTACAACAATTTAAGAGGTTATTTTAATTCTATCCATCAAATGGCAGTATGTTATAGAAATCTTGGACAGTTTAAGCGTTCGGATTCATTAATTGCTGTTGGTCTATTGCAGACATCAACGAGCAAAGAATATATGCAGGAATACAGTTATTTTTTGAAAGAAAAAGGAATTCAGCAATTCAGGAATAGAAAATATGAACAGGCAATCTCATCCCTAAATTCCTGCATGAAATCCATTTCAGCTGTCAATGATTTTGCTTGGTTAACGGTTTGTTATTCTTACATTGGTAAATCATATCTTGCCCTTGGAAAAGAAGATCAAGCTGCAACATATTTTAAGATGGTGGATTCCGTATTTCAAAGACATAACTTCATTTTACCAGAAGTAAGAAATAACTACGAATCTTTGATAAATTACTATAAGACCAAAAAAGATCTTCATAAAGAATATTTTTATACAAAGCAATTATTAAAAGCAGATATAGTCCTTAATAGGGATTTCAGATATCTTTCTTCTAAAATTCATAAAGAATATGATACCCCGTTATTGCGGGAAACAAAGCTTAGTTTAGAAAAGGAGATTTCCAAAAGTAAGTGGACAACTTTAATAATTATAATTTTGAGCTCTTCCGTGATATTGTTCATGATAATATGGCATCAATCTCAAAAGGATAAACTACTTAAAGCCTATTATCTTCTAGAACAGAAAATTTTAAATAAAGTTGAGGAACCAAAGCCTGAAGATTCTTCTCCCATAAATAATTCGGTTGACCCTTATATTCCCCAACAAATAATAAATGAGATATTAAAAAAACTGAAAAAATTTGAACAGAACAATGGTTTTATAGAAAAGGGCTTAACATCTAAAGACCTTGCAAAAAAGTTTGATACAAATTACAAATATCTCACAAGTATTATCAGAGAATCTAGGGGAATGAATTTCACCGATTACTTGGCTCACCTAAGAATAAATTATATTACAAACAAACTATATAATGATAGGAAATATCTGTCATATACCATTATAACTTTAGCCGAGGAATGTGGTATAGGGTCGCGTCAGAATTTTAATGAAAAGTTTCTAAAAATTAATGGTATTAAAGCCACAACCTTTATAAAAAAAAGACGGAAAGACTTAAATTTCGATGATGATCCAATAGTAGAAATTCCCCTATGA
- a CDS encoding YWFCY domain-containing protein — MQGDDDLRGLAKIIAFMRAVSIVLILMHFYWFCYSAFADKGWNIEVVNRILSNFQRTAGLFSHTLYTKAFAFLLLALSCLGTKGVKNEKITWTKINTILLVGFVFYFLNTSLLLLSPDIGFFLYILTTSIGYISLMVGGIWLSRLLKNNLMDDVFNSENESFMQETKLMENEYSVNLPTKFYYKGKWNDGWINIVNPFRATIVLGTPGSGKSYAVVNNFIKQHIEKGFAMYIYDFKFPDLSTIAYNHLLRNTHCYKVKPKFYVINFDNPRESHRSNPINPKFMTDISDAYESAYTIMLNLNRSWITKQGEFFVDSPIILLAAIIWYLKIYDNGRYCTFPHAIELLNKKYEDIFTILTSYPELENYISPFMDAWEGGAQDQLQGQIASAKIPLSRMISPQLYWVMSGDDFTLDLNNPKEPKILCVGNNPDRQNIYSAALGLYNSRIIKLISKKDQLKCSIIIDELPTIYIRGLDYISYARSLKISSLFGIQDFSQLTRDYGDKESKVIQNLVGNIVSGLVVGETAKTLSDRFGKVLQKRQSMTINRNDKSTSISTQLDSLIPASKISTLTQGMFVGSVADNFDERIDQKIFHAQIVVDNKKVAAETKSYQKIPEITKFIDENGNDNMQEVIDGNYKQIKADINGIIERELDRISNDPSLSHLIKKES; from the coding sequence ATGCAAGGAGATGATGATTTAAGAGGATTAGCAAAAATTATTGCTTTTATGAGGGCCGTAAGTATCGTTCTGATACTTATGCATTTTTATTGGTTTTGTTATAGTGCATTTGCAGACAAGGGCTGGAACATAGAGGTGGTCAACCGAATTTTAAGCAACTTCCAAAGGACGGCAGGTTTATTTTCACATACTCTTTATACGAAGGCTTTTGCATTCCTGCTTCTTGCATTAAGCTGCTTGGGAACGAAAGGAGTGAAAAATGAAAAAATTACCTGGACAAAAATTAATACCATTTTATTAGTAGGATTTGTATTTTATTTTCTAAACACATCATTACTATTACTTTCTCCCGACATAGGCTTCTTTTTATACATTCTTACGACAAGTATTGGATATATTTCATTGATGGTAGGTGGTATTTGGCTAAGCCGGCTTTTAAAGAACAATCTGATGGATGATGTCTTTAATAGCGAAAATGAAAGCTTCATGCAGGAAACCAAATTGATGGAGAACGAATATTCGGTAAACTTACCAACTAAATTCTATTATAAAGGAAAATGGAATGATGGATGGATCAACATTGTTAACCCTTTTCGTGCGACAATCGTACTGGGAACCCCCGGATCGGGAAAATCATATGCCGTCGTCAATAATTTTATCAAACAGCATATTGAGAAGGGTTTTGCGATGTATATCTATGACTTTAAATTCCCAGATCTCTCAACTATAGCATATAATCACCTGTTAAGGAATACTCACTGCTACAAGGTAAAACCAAAGTTCTATGTAATCAATTTTGATAATCCCCGCGAAAGTCACAGAAGTAACCCAATCAATCCCAAATTTATGACGGACATCTCTGATGCATATGAGTCTGCGTACACAATTATGCTGAACCTCAATAGGTCCTGGATAACTAAGCAGGGCGAATTTTTTGTCGATTCACCAATAATATTATTAGCTGCAATTATTTGGTATCTGAAAATTTATGATAATGGCAGATATTGTACTTTCCCACATGCTATAGAGCTTTTAAACAAAAAGTATGAGGATATATTTACCATATTGACTTCATATCCAGAACTGGAAAACTATATCTCTCCCTTTATGGATGCTTGGGAGGGCGGCGCCCAGGACCAATTGCAGGGACAAATTGCTTCCGCAAAAATTCCTTTATCAAGAATGATCAGCCCGCAATTATACTGGGTTATGTCAGGCGACGACTTCACTCTAGATCTCAATAATCCAAAGGAACCAAAAATACTATGTGTTGGCAACAACCCGGATCGTCAAAATATTTATTCGGCTGCTTTAGGATTGTATAATTCTCGTATTATTAAACTAATTTCTAAAAAGGATCAACTTAAATGTTCCATTATCATTGATGAGTTACCTACAATATATATACGTGGACTGGATTACATTTCCTACGCCAGATCCCTAAAAATTTCGTCTCTCTTTGGTATTCAGGACTTCTCGCAGCTAACCAGAGATTATGGTGATAAAGAAAGTAAAGTGATACAAAACTTGGTAGGTAATATAGTAAGTGGTCTGGTTGTTGGAGAGACTGCAAAGACTCTTTCTGATCGTTTTGGAAAGGTCTTGCAGAAAAGGCAAAGCATGACAATAAACCGTAATGACAAATCGACATCCATTTCCACACAACTTGACAGTTTAATTCCTGCGTCGAAGATCAGCACCTTAACCCAAGGAATGTTCGTGGGATCAGTTGCAGACAACTTCGATGAACGCATTGATCAGAAAATATTTCATGCCCAGATTGTCGTGGACAATAAAAAGGTTGCAGCAGAGACAAAATCATATCAAAAAATACCCGAAATCACCAAGTTTATTGATGAAAATGGTAATGACAATATGCAAGAAGTAATTGATGGGAATTACAAACAGATCAAAGCCGACATTAACGGAATTATTGAACGGGAATTAGATCGTATAAGTAATGATCCATCTTTATCTCATTTGATAAAAAAGGAATCTTAG